Genomic DNA from Vibrio tubiashii ATCC 19109:
GCTTGGCGGACATATTGAAGTGGAATCTGCGCTGGGTGAAGGAAGCTGCTTTACCATTAGCTTGCCTTTAACCCTTGCTATTCTCGACGGACAGCTAGTACGAGTGGGTGGGGAAGTGTATGTGATCCCACTCCTTACGATTGTTGAGTCAATTCAAATTGATCCTAATTGTATCAAGCTCGCCTCTGGAGGAATCGAACTTTATCGCCTCCGTGAAGAAAACATTCCAATTCTTCGTCTTCAAGATGAGCTCGAAATGGGCAATAGCGAAGGTTTAGAGCAGCGTATTCTCTGTTTTGTTGAAGCCGCTGGTAATCGAGTCGGTCTATTGCTTGATGAACTGCTGGATCAGCAACAAGTGGTCATTAAGAGCTTGGAGTCCAATTACAGCAAAGTCGCGGGTATCTCGGGTGCGACCATTTTAGGGGATGGCTCGGTATCGCTTATTCTCGATATTCAGGGACTGATCACCAACTTCTTGAAAAAAGCCTCTGAAACCACTCACAAAGGCGTGGCTGCCTAAGGAGCGAGCATGGAAGCAGTGACCAGCGAAGTAACCAATATTCATGATATGTCAGATGCCGCTAAGCAGAATATTGAAGCTCAGGCGGAAACATTGTTAGACAACGTCAGTGGAGAAGTTAGCGAAAGCGCCGACTTTCTCAGCTTTAAACTCGCTCACGAGTTGTATGGCGTAGAAATCAAAGATGTGGAAGAGATTCGAGTCTGGGAGCGCCCAACCCCAATACCAAGAGCACCTCAATATGTGCGTGGGGTTATTAACTTGCGTGGAATGATTGTCCCTGTGGTGGATCTCAGGTTGAGGTTCGCTGTCGGATCTAATGATTATCGTCCGACAACCGTTGTTATTGTACTCCGCTACAGCGATGAAGATCAGGAGCGCTTGATGGGGCTTGTGGTCGACGGGGTGAGTGATGTAGTTAGTCGTGGCGACAACGATCTCTACCCTGCGGTTGGAGAGTCTAAAGTCACACCTTACTTGCAAGGTCTGATCAATGTGGGTGACCACGTTATGTCACTACTCGATACTGAAGAGCTACTCAATATCGACCGAATTCTGAGGGCTGAATAATGATTATGACAGAAGAGTTTCTCAGCTTTGTATTGGAAGACGAAGAGTATGGTGTGCCTATTTTGGATGTACGAGAAGTTCGCGGATGGAATGCCGTTCGTGAAGTTCCGAATTCTCCAGAATACATGAAAGGCGTGCTAGAGATTCGAGGCGAATACGTGCCTATCGTCGATCTCAGAATGCGCTTTGGCTTGTCTCCGGCAAAGATAAGTTCGACGACGGTTGTCATCGTGCTAAATGATTCACATAAACACCCGCTTGGCATCATTGTCGACGGCGTGTCAGAAGTTTACCCGTTAACAGAAGAACAAATAAAACCGTCACCCCATGTTTCCACCAGCGTCGATCATAGCTACGTGCGCGGTATTGCATCGGTGACTAACGGGCATTTAATACTTATTCACTTGGAGGCTCTATTTGATGTTGTCGAGCTTCCTGTACCCAACCAAGAGGAAGAGAGTTGGGCCTAATACCAAGATGAATGTGGTCTATTCGTTTCGGTAAAACACGTCAGAAGAAGCAACCAGTGAGGGAAAACTCATGGCATTTTGGAATCGGAAAACAGCGCCTGCTGCTCAATTTGAAGCACCTACGCAGGACACACTAACTGAAGAATTTGAACCTGAGCACGAACAAGGTGTCACCAAGGAACAGCTGTTCTCTGCATTAAATGCAGCGCAAACGGCTTTGATGATGATTGACCGTGATTTCAATATCACCTATCTCAATCAAAAATCAGTCGATCTGCTAAAAACTCATGAAGCTTTGTTTCAATCCATCTGGCCCAATTTTCGTGCTACGGAAGAATTTTTATTAGGCTACTGCATTGACTTGTTCCATTCGAATCCAAGTCATCAGCGCCAGATGTTGTCTAACCCATCCAATCTGCCTTATACCACCAACATTCAAGTGAAAGACGTTCTGATTGAGCTTAACGTCGGCGCGATTATCGATGCTCAAGGCAACTATGTCGGTAACACTCTTGAATGGTCTGACGTAACAGAGAGCGTGAAACAAAACAATGAGATCTCTCGCCTACAAGCTGCTGTAAACCAAGCTCAGACAGCAATGGTTATGATTGATAGAGACTTTCAAATTACCTATGCGAACCAAGAGACTATCACTCTGTTTAAGAAACACGAAGCGACAATGCGAACCGTCTGGTCTGGCTTTACGGCGAGTGAAGAATGGTTAATGGGGCGTTGTATTGATGAGTTTCATAGAAACCCTGCTCACCAGCGTCAACTTCTCGCTGATCCAAGCAACTTACCATACAGCACAGACATCACCATAGCGGATATAAAAATTGAGCTAAACGTTGCCGCTATCCATGATGCTCAAGGGAATTATATTGGCAATACTCTTGAGTGGCGTGATGTGACGGAAGAACGTGCTCAAGAAGAAGAGATTGGTCGCTTAGCCTCTGCTGTTTCTGGAATGACAACGAATCTAATGATGGCAAATAAGGACGGTATCATCACTTATCTTAATCCTGCCTTACAGACCCTACTGAGTAGTCGTGAGAGAGATCTCAAAGAGGCACTCCCAGGTTTTGATGCCAGTAATCTCGTTGGTAGGAACATTGATGTTTTCCACAAGAATCCTGCTAATCAACGTAGCATTATCAATAATCCAGACAGACTTCCTTTCTCATCAAATATAGCTGTAGGCGGGTTGGAGTTTAATCTTACCTGTATCGCAATGCGTGATGGTGAAGGTAACTATATTGGACCCGCGCTCCAGTGGGTCGATATTACCGAGCAGCAAGATGGTCAGCGCCAAGTCGAATCACTGATTCAGAAAGCCATTGCAGGTGAATTAAATGAGCGTATTGATACCAGTGTCTATAACGGTTTTATGAAAGAACTTGGTGATGGAATCAATAACTTGCTCGATACCATGGTGACACCTATTGGGCAATGTATCGATGTGATGAGTCAAGTCGCTGATGGCAATCTTAATACCACTATGCCGGAAGATAATACCGGTGAATTTGCCCGACTCTCCAATGCGGTGAACACCTCAATCCTCAACTTAAGGAACATGGTTGACAAGATTACTCAATCTTCTGCTCGAGTTGCGACAGCATCTACAGAGATTGCTGAAGGTAATAATGACCTTAGCCAACGTGTAGAAGCTCAAGCTTCCAACTTAGAAGAGACTGCGGCAAGTATGGAGCAGATGACGGCAACTGTGCGTCAAAATGCGGACAATGCGAAGGGCGCTAACGAGCTGTCTGATGATGCAGCGAAAAAAGCTGGTAAGGGGGGCGAAGTCGTTGGACAGGCAGTTTCTGCTATGGCTGAGATTAATACCGCCAGTAAGAAGATTGCTGACATCATTGGCGTTATCGATGAGATTGCTTTCCAAACCAACTTACTCGCACTAAACGCCGCGGTAGAGGCTGCGCGAGCGGGTGAACAAGGTAGAGGCTTCGCGGTGGTTGCGGGTGAAGTTCGTAACTTAGCACAGCGTAGTGCGGCGGCGGCGAAAGAGATTAAAGGCTTGATCAAAGACAGTGTTGAGAAAGTCGATGAAGGCTCTCGTTTAGTCGACGAATCAGGAGAAACGCTCAACGAAATCGTCGAAGCGGTGCAAAAAGTGACAGAGCTTATCGCACAAATTGCCTCTTCTAGTCTTGAGCAATCTACGGGTATTGATGAGATTAATCGCTCTATCACCACTATGGATGAGATGACTCAGCAAAATGCTTCTTTGGTTGAAGAAACCTCAGCGGCGAGTCAGTCACTTAAAGATGAAGGTAAAGAGCTACTCCACCTAATGAACTTCTTTGCCACTGACAATAATGTCACCACATTTGAATCAAAGCCCAAAGGTAAGGGGGCTCGCGATACCAATATCCGTGAGATTCGAACACCGAAAGTGGCGAACTCAAGCTTCAAGCTTGAAGAGGATGGAGACGAATGGGAAGAGTTCTAGCTCAAACTGAGAGTGCGATGCCAGACAACGAAGAGTTCGAACTGACTGCAAAAGACTTCAAGTTTATTCAGTGGTTCATGCACAAGAACGTGGGCATCTTCTTCTCAGATCGAAAAAGAACCATGGTGTATGGAAGGGTTAGCCGTCAGCTTAGGCGGCTAGGCCTCAAGCGTTTTAGTGAGTATCGCCAAGTTATAGAACAAGACCCGCAAGAGCAGGTTAACTTTATCAACTGTTTAACCACCAATAAAACGCAGTTTTTCCGCGAGTATCACCACTTTGAGTTTATCGAAAAAGTCTTAATGAAAGAGTGGCGTCAACAAGGGGTTAAAAGACTTAAAGTTTGGTCTGCTGGGTGCTCTACAGGGGAAGAGCCCTATAGCTTAATTTCATCCTTACATTGGGCGAACGCGCTATCCCAATTTGATGACGTCAGCCTTACTGCCACGGATCTCGACACCAAAGTTTTGGCGCATGCAAAACAGGGTATTTATAGCGATGAGGCCATCGCAAGCATACCCAAAAAATATCTTAAACCCTGTTTTGTGCGGGGGGTAGGGCAGTATCAAGGTAGTCTTAAGTGCAAAGCTGGCCTACAAAAAAGAATCAATTTTCATCGGTTGAACTTACTTGAAAAGTGGAACTTTGAGGATAAGTTTGACCTCATCTCATGTCGCAATGTGATGATTTATTTTGATAGGCAAACCCAAGAAAAGTTAATTAAACGCTTTCATCAGCAGTTAAAACCCGATGGGGTACTGTTTTTAGGTCATTCAGAGGGTGTGCCTGCGAGCTTAGATATCTTTCATCATCTAGGACATACCATTTACGTAAAAAAGTAGGCACTGACAATGAACTGGGCAAGAACTGAAACACCCAAGTACGAAAACAGTCACTTTAATCGCTTCTACCATCCTTCTAAAGAAAAGCACATTGTGAAGGTGTTTCCTGGCGGGGTTTATTGCAGCAGTAAGACCGATGAAATTATTGCCACTGGGTTAGGTTCTTGTATAGCGGCTTGTGTCTGGGATTTAGAAGCCGCGGTTGGAGGAATGAACCACTTCTTACTGCCTTTCGACAATAAGTCGCAGTTAAAAACGTGGAAGCCAGAAGAGGTCGTGTCTACTGCCTCTCGCTACGGCAGCTACGCAATGGAAATGTTGATCAACGCACTAATCGAAAGAGGAGCAAGACGTAGCAACTTACAGGTCAAGCTGTTTGGCGGTGCCCAAATGTTAGGACGTAACAGCATGGTCGGGGAAAAGAATATCGCTTTTATTTTGAGTTATGTTGAGCAGGAGGGATTGAATGTTGTCGCGCAAGACTTAGGAGGGTTAGAGCCTCGAAAAGTGTTGTTTGATCCTATCAGCGGAAAAGCTTGGCTTAAACGTATTCCATTTACCGAAGTACATAACCTGCAACACCAAGAAGAAAAATATGCCAGTCAGTTGGATAAAGAGAGTCATCGCCCACATGACGATGACGTGGAGCTGTTCTAATGAAAAAAATAAAAGTCTTGATTGTCGATGATTCCCCAGTGTTTAGAGCATTACTATCACAGCTTATTAACTCAGACCCAGAGCTACAGGTTGTTGCTATGGCAGAAGATCCATTTCAAGCGCGAGATCTGATTAAGCAGCACAATCCTGATGTTATTACTCTAGATATTGAGATGCCAAAAATGAATGGGGTTCAGTTTCTAAAGAATCTTATGCGTCTGCGCCCGATGCCTGTTGTCATGATATCGACACTCACTCAGCATGGGGCTGAGGCGACGTTAGCGGCTTTAGAGCTTGGCGCGGTTGATTATTTTCCTAAGCCTTCTGTCGAAAGTACCGCTGAGATGGTTAACTACAAGCAACTGGTTAACGAAAAGATAAAAATGGCTGCTGGGGCTAATGTGACTGGTAATAGTTCTGTGGTTGAAACTGAAGTATTAACCACGCCCAAGAGCCATAGTAAAGTTGAAGTGATAGCGATTGGTGCTTCAACTGGCGGAACGGAAGCCGTGAAGCAGGTGCTATCGGCATTGCCCGCAGGACTCCCCCCTATCATCATTACTCAACATATTAGCGCTATGTTCTCGACCTCTTTTGCTGCGCGGCTTAACGAGCATAGCAAGATTAATGTTAAAGAATTAAGTGCGAATAGAGCACCCTTGGTCAATGGTTGCGCTTATCTTGCTCCTGGTGATAAACACCTCGTCGTTGTACGTCGTGGTAATCATCTTTATTGCCAATTGGATGACCGACCCGCGGTGAATCGGCACAAACCTTCGGTGGACGTTATGTTTGATGCGGTTGCAGAAACCGTTGGCAAAAATGCAATCGGCGTCATTCTTACGGGGATGGGCAAAGATGGCGCGCAAGGAATGCTTCGCATGAAGCAAGCGGGTGGCAAGACTATCGCTCAAGATGAAGCCTCTTCGGTTGTTTGGGGAATGCCGCGTGTTGCAGTCGAGATGAATGCTGCTCTATCTGTGCTCGACCTGAAGCAAGTTCCCAAACAGATATGTCATTTCTTGTCTCCTGATGCTTAGTTAGGTGACATACAACCTCAAGGAAGACCGATGAAAGCTAAAATAAGTAATATAAAAACTCGATACTTCATCGCAATTGGGTCTCAAATAGTGCTTTTGTCTATTGCTATGAGTATGTCTACCTCGATAGCACATGTAGCGTTGACCGTACTTGCTGCGGCGATTCCATGGTTTGTGTTGCCTAAGCGATCGACAGGCGAAACACCTTCTGCAAAGGCGAGTGCTAACCCCCCCTCGTCTAACAGCACGCCTCCTAGTGAAATTTCACCAATGCTGAATTTGATTTCTCAGCAACTCATCAACCCGCTCGATCACCAGCGAAGTGTTGTCGATGAATCAGTAGAGACGCTAAACGAAAGCTACTTTGAACTGCAGAAGCTTGCGGAAGGACAGAACCAAATCACCACGGAATTGGTTGATAACTTACTGGGCAATCGCAACCAAGATAGCGATATCAGTCAAGTACTACCTAAGACTGAAGCGATTATTCGTCAATTTGTCGATACCTTAGTCAATGTTTCCGAAAAAAGTATCTCGGCTGTGCACAGCATCCATGATATGTCGGACAAACTAGATTCGGTATTTAAATTGCTTGCTCAGGTTAGAGGGCTATCCGAACAGACGAACCTTTTGGCACTTAATGCGGCGATTGAGGCGGCTCGCGCTGGTGAAGCGGGGCGCGGATTTGCGGTCGTCGCACAAGAGGTGCGCAATCTTTCACATAAAGCGAAAGAGCTCAACGATGAAATCGAGGCTGAAATCAATGTAGCGCAACAAACAGTGCAAGAAGCGAATAAGACGGTGGGTGAGATGGCTTCAATTGATATGACCGAAGCGATTGAATCAAAGGAGAAGGTCGACGAAATGCTGCGTGGCGTCCAACAAGTGAATACTTCAGTAGAGCAAGAAGTGCAGAAGATACGTTCAAGTGGTGATCTATTACATACCCAAGTTGATAATGGCATTCGAGCGCTACAATTTGCAGACATCATAGTGCAGCAAGGTGACTACGCTAAGCAGTCCGTCGCCTATCTTCAAGAGTTCATTGGCCTATGCGAACAATGGACTCGTCAAGACATCGAACAGCATGATTTTGCCGAGGCAGTCGCGGCGCTGCAATCTCAAATTGAAAGTAGGGGCGCACCTGCTGCATCACAAGAAAGCATTGAAGAAGGGGAAGTGGAGCTTTTCTAACCATTTACATACGTTCACTAGATAAGGTCAAAGGGGAAGAGAATGTCAGTAGAAACAGTGATTGATTCCGCAACCAAGCATGTCACCATTTTGATTGAAGGTGCGTTTGGATTTAATTTGGTTCAAGAATTTCGTCGTTGTTATAACGACCGCCAAGAGTTTCGTTTCACAATTGATCTGAGAAAAGTTGATTATATTGATAGTGCGGGCCTCGGTATGTTGCTCAATATGCACAACTACCTGGGTCAAGAGGATGGCATGATTCGGATAACCAATACCTTGCCACAGGTGAGAAAGATTTTAACCATATCTCGCTTTGATAAGAAATTTGCCATTGAGTAAAAACTCGGGGGTTAGCTATGCATGTAATGATCGTCGATGATCACGCGACCAATCGAGAGCTATGCCGATTCATGCTCAATCATCTAGCTGAAACTGTCTCTACGTTTGAAAATGGCGAAGGGGTGGTGGAGGCAATGAAAGAGATGGACAGTTTGCCTGATGTTATTCTGCTAGATGTGATGATGCCAATCAAAGATGGTTTCACTACAGCGGAAGAAATTAAGCATGCGTTTTCGGATGTTCATATTCCGATTATATTTCTCACGGTACTCGATGATCATGTCTCGTTTGAACGATGTTTAACCGTCGGAGATGACTTTATTCTTAAGCCGGTTGAGCGCAGTGTTTTGATCGCCAAAGTTCAAGCTCATTGCCGTATCGTAAGGATGCACAATGAAGTGAAAGAGCAGCGAGATGAACTGAGCCAGTTCCGTGAGCAAGTCAGCTATGACTATGCGATTGCTGAGTCTATCTTCTCGAACCTAATGCATGAGATGAGCTCACAGGTTAAAAACATCTATGGCATTAATTATTTATCCACCCCTTCAACGGTATTTAATGGTGATTTGATCGTCGTTGCTAACCGTCCCCATGGCGGTGTGTATGTCATGATTGCTGATGCCACGGGTCATGGATTACCAGCAGCGATTTCAGCGATACCCGCAACCAGAGCCTTCTTTTCTATGGCAGCCAAAGGGCTCTCACTGGGTGAAATTGCACGAGAGATTAACGATGTATTGGTTCGTTTTCTGCCGATGGGGATGATGTTGGCAGCTAGCATCTTTGAAGTTCGTGCAAACGGGTTTGAAGTGTCTTGGTGGGGAGGCGGATTACCTGATGGCTACTTAATCGATAATGATGGCACAATTGTCAGAAGATTGACCTCTACCCATATGCCACTCGGGGTATTACAAACCCACGAATTTGAAGCTGATTTGCTTCACTTCAAACTGGAGCCTGACCAACAAATCATTTGCTACACAGATGGCGTTATCGAAGCGACCAATGAGTCTGGAGAGCAGTTTGGTCAAGAACGCCTAGAAGCCACATTTACCTGTGAGCAGTCGGTGATCCCTGTTCTCTACGAATCTGTACGTCAGTTTGCCGATAAGTCTGTGGGTGATGATTTATCGATACTGACTATGAAATTTCCTATTTTAAATGGTAATAATCAAGACGTTCCTACTGATCCTATTCAATACAACAAAATTCCTTGTAACTCCAAGCTTCGCCTAGATGGCAGTGTGCTACGCCAAGTGACTGTCATGACCGAGGTACGTAAATTTTTAGCGGGGATTTTAACCAGTGGTGCTCATTTAGACTTAGTGTGTTCTGTTCTCTCTGAGTTGTTTGCCAATGCTATCGACCACGGTTTACTCAAGCTTGATTCCTCGATCAAAGAGCAGCCGGATGGC
This window encodes:
- a CDS encoding chemotaxis protein CheW; this encodes MEAVTSEVTNIHDMSDAAKQNIEAQAETLLDNVSGEVSESADFLSFKLAHELYGVEIKDVEEIRVWERPTPIPRAPQYVRGVINLRGMIVPVVDLRLRFAVGSNDYRPTTVVIVLRYSDEDQERLMGLVVDGVSDVVSRGDNDLYPAVGESKVTPYLQGLINVGDHVMSLLDTEELLNIDRILRAE
- a CDS encoding chemotaxis protein CheW produces the protein MIMTEEFLSFVLEDEEYGVPILDVREVRGWNAVREVPNSPEYMKGVLEIRGEYVPIVDLRMRFGLSPAKISSTTVVIVLNDSHKHPLGIIVDGVSEVYPLTEEQIKPSPHVSTSVDHSYVRGIASVTNGHLILIHLEALFDVVELPVPNQEEESWA
- the aer2 gene encoding aerotaxis transducer Aer2 encodes the protein MAFWNRKTAPAAQFEAPTQDTLTEEFEPEHEQGVTKEQLFSALNAAQTALMMIDRDFNITYLNQKSVDLLKTHEALFQSIWPNFRATEEFLLGYCIDLFHSNPSHQRQMLSNPSNLPYTTNIQVKDVLIELNVGAIIDAQGNYVGNTLEWSDVTESVKQNNEISRLQAAVNQAQTAMVMIDRDFQITYANQETITLFKKHEATMRTVWSGFTASEEWLMGRCIDEFHRNPAHQRQLLADPSNLPYSTDITIADIKIELNVAAIHDAQGNYIGNTLEWRDVTEERAQEEEIGRLASAVSGMTTNLMMANKDGIITYLNPALQTLLSSRERDLKEALPGFDASNLVGRNIDVFHKNPANQRSIINNPDRLPFSSNIAVGGLEFNLTCIAMRDGEGNYIGPALQWVDITEQQDGQRQVESLIQKAIAGELNERIDTSVYNGFMKELGDGINNLLDTMVTPIGQCIDVMSQVADGNLNTTMPEDNTGEFARLSNAVNTSILNLRNMVDKITQSSARVATASTEIAEGNNDLSQRVEAQASNLEETAASMEQMTATVRQNADNAKGANELSDDAAKKAGKGGEVVGQAVSAMAEINTASKKIADIIGVIDEIAFQTNLLALNAAVEAARAGEQGRGFAVVAGEVRNLAQRSAAAAKEIKGLIKDSVEKVDEGSRLVDESGETLNEIVEAVQKVTELIAQIASSSLEQSTGIDEINRSITTMDEMTQQNASLVEETSAASQSLKDEGKELLHLMNFFATDNNVTTFESKPKGKGARDTNIREIRTPKVANSSFKLEEDGDEWEEF
- a CDS encoding CheR family methyltransferase, which gives rise to MGRVLAQTESAMPDNEEFELTAKDFKFIQWFMHKNVGIFFSDRKRTMVYGRVSRQLRRLGLKRFSEYRQVIEQDPQEQVNFINCLTTNKTQFFREYHHFEFIEKVLMKEWRQQGVKRLKVWSAGCSTGEEPYSLISSLHWANALSQFDDVSLTATDLDTKVLAHAKQGIYSDEAIASIPKKYLKPCFVRGVGQYQGSLKCKAGLQKRINFHRLNLLEKWNFEDKFDLISCRNVMIYFDRQTQEKLIKRFHQQLKPDGVLFLGHSEGVPASLDIFHHLGHTIYVKK
- a CDS encoding chemotaxis protein CheD (catalyzes the conversion of glutamine residues to glutamate on methyl-accepting chemotaxis receptors); protein product: MNWARTETPKYENSHFNRFYHPSKEKHIVKVFPGGVYCSSKTDEIIATGLGSCIAACVWDLEAAVGGMNHFLLPFDNKSQLKTWKPEEVVSTASRYGSYAMEMLINALIERGARRSNLQVKLFGGAQMLGRNSMVGEKNIAFILSYVEQEGLNVVAQDLGGLEPRKVLFDPISGKAWLKRIPFTEVHNLQHQEEKYASQLDKESHRPHDDDVELF
- a CDS encoding protein-glutamate methylesterase/protein-glutamine glutaminase, producing MKKIKVLIVDDSPVFRALLSQLINSDPELQVVAMAEDPFQARDLIKQHNPDVITLDIEMPKMNGVQFLKNLMRLRPMPVVMISTLTQHGAEATLAALELGAVDYFPKPSVESTAEMVNYKQLVNEKIKMAAGANVTGNSSVVETEVLTTPKSHSKVEVIAIGASTGGTEAVKQVLSALPAGLPPIIITQHISAMFSTSFAARLNEHSKINVKELSANRAPLVNGCAYLAPGDKHLVVVRRGNHLYCQLDDRPAVNRHKPSVDVMFDAVAETVGKNAIGVILTGMGKDGAQGMLRMKQAGGKTIAQDEASSVVWGMPRVAVEMNAALSVLDLKQVPKQICHFLSPDA
- a CDS encoding methyl-accepting chemotaxis protein, which translates into the protein MKAKISNIKTRYFIAIGSQIVLLSIAMSMSTSIAHVALTVLAAAIPWFVLPKRSTGETPSAKASANPPSSNSTPPSEISPMLNLISQQLINPLDHQRSVVDESVETLNESYFELQKLAEGQNQITTELVDNLLGNRNQDSDISQVLPKTEAIIRQFVDTLVNVSEKSISAVHSIHDMSDKLDSVFKLLAQVRGLSEQTNLLALNAAIEAARAGEAGRGFAVVAQEVRNLSHKAKELNDEIEAEINVAQQTVQEANKTVGEMASIDMTEAIESKEKVDEMLRGVQQVNTSVEQEVQKIRSSGDLLHTQVDNGIRALQFADIIVQQGDYAKQSVAYLQEFIGLCEQWTRQDIEQHDFAEAVAALQSQIESRGAPAASQESIEEGEVELF
- a CDS encoding STAS domain-containing protein, which translates into the protein MSVETVIDSATKHVTILIEGAFGFNLVQEFRRCYNDRQEFRFTIDLRKVDYIDSAGLGMLLNMHNYLGQEDGMIRITNTLPQVRKILTISRFDKKFAIE
- a CDS encoding ATP-binding SpoIIE family protein phosphatase, with protein sequence MHVMIVDDHATNRELCRFMLNHLAETVSTFENGEGVVEAMKEMDSLPDVILLDVMMPIKDGFTTAEEIKHAFSDVHIPIIFLTVLDDHVSFERCLTVGDDFILKPVERSVLIAKVQAHCRIVRMHNEVKEQRDELSQFREQVSYDYAIAESIFSNLMHEMSSQVKNIYGINYLSTPSTVFNGDLIVVANRPHGGVYVMIADATGHGLPAAISAIPATRAFFSMAAKGLSLGEIAREINDVLVRFLPMGMMLAASIFEVRANGFEVSWWGGGLPDGYLIDNDGTIVRRLTSTHMPLGVLQTHEFEADLLHFKLEPDQQIICYTDGVIEATNESGEQFGQERLEATFTCEQSVIPVLYESVRQFADKSVGDDLSILTMKFPILNGNNQDVPTDPIQYNKIPCNSKLRLDGSVLRQVTVMTEVRKFLAGILTSGAHLDLVCSVLSELFANAIDHGLLKLDSSIKEQPDGFFLFYQMKEEKIKQIDDDTWIELGVNYDPKQQKVTFELEHNGEGFDYEKAHNSSGQNLTHGRGIILASELCDSLEYSKQGCRVTAVYSLGAAHHFPSSS